A genomic region of Nitrospirota bacterium contains the following coding sequences:
- a CDS encoding substrate-binding domain-containing protein, which translates to MPFIIIWLFSLFSIPLFAEDADIVAFGDHSLWVLANDIKNTFKKDTGISLYLIPEFAIEGKGCAKGILHASGGSPDRDIGLVCCKLNPDIVKKYGIKVYPVVREPLAIIVNKANPVSGLTLKQVKDIFSGRITRWSKVGGPNEPIVVITRLHCTEHIPNWTKILGSPLEFTKRSLNVSSEPDMAKTVSDFKQAIGHLEMTSIAEWGKGVKILSIDGYMPTSKDLIEGHYPFWATLSIVTKGEAKGKAKRFIDYIRTSTNIREILLKYGMHQTP; encoded by the coding sequence TTGCCTTTTATAATTATTTGGCTCTTTAGCCTTTTCAGTATCCCTCTTTTTGCCGAGGATGCTGATATAGTGGCTTTTGGCGACCACTCGCTCTGGGTTTTAGCAAACGATATTAAAAACACCTTTAAGAAGGACACAGGGATTTCCCTTTACCTCATACCCGAATTTGCCATTGAAGGGAAGGGCTGTGCAAAAGGTATTCTGCATGCGTCAGGAGGAAGCCCTGACAGAGACATAGGGCTTGTCTGCTGCAAGCTAAATCCAGACATAGTGAAAAAATATGGCATTAAGGTCTATCCTGTAGTTAGAGAGCCTCTGGCAATAATAGTCAATAAAGCAAATCCAGTCTCAGGGCTTACCTTAAAACAGGTCAAGGATATTTTTTCGGGCAGGATAACGAGATGGTCAAAAGTGGGTGGACCCAATGAGCCTATTGTAGTTATAACAAGGCTTCACTGCACCGAGCATATCCCTAACTGGACAAAGATACTCGGAAGTCCCCTTGAGTTCACGAAGAGGAGCCTGAATGTTAGCTCAGAGCCTGATATGGCAAAAACAGTTTCGGATTTCAAACAGGCAATAGGACATCTTGAGATGACAAGCATCGCTGAGTGGGGAAAAGGCGTAAAGATACTTTCCATCGATGGCTATATGCCTACAAGTAAAGACTTAATAGAAGGGCATTATCCATTCTGGGCAACGCTTTCTATCGTTACAAAAGGCGAGGCAAAAGGAAAGGCGAAAAGGTTTATAGATTACATCAGGACAAGCACTAATATCAGGGAAATCCTACTTAAATACGGTATGCATCAAACCCCATAA
- a CDS encoding sugar phosphate isomerase/epimerase has translation MIPPQIHIPFEKINNYLSFINSYRLNLEIYFSSKTLDSVTISDIQRLKAGFSHNPLITVHGPFMDLCPGAVDSKIGEVTIERFLQTLRLAEPLEPAIVVFHSGYEKWKYSHRPDIWLEGSLVTWKKIIEKTSKMDTKIAIENIFEDEPTNLRMLMAEMSSVTDRFGLCFDTGHFNLFSNTSLDEWLKELMPYIIEFHLHDNLKDLDSHLPITEGTFDFDRLFSCIRDSRVNNNAVFTIETHTSEEVIRSLNHFNEYSQRFLI, from the coding sequence GTGATACCCCCTCAGATTCATATACCATTTGAAAAGATAAATAATTATCTTTCATTTATAAATAGTTACAGGCTAAACTTAGAGATTTACTTTAGCTCTAAAACTCTCGATTCAGTCACTATTTCAGACATACAGAGGCTTAAAGCAGGGTTTAGCCATAATCCTCTTATAACTGTTCATGGACCTTTTATGGACCTTTGTCCTGGGGCAGTTGACTCAAAGATAGGGGAAGTAACCATCGAGAGGTTTTTGCAGACACTCCGCCTTGCAGAGCCTCTTGAGCCTGCCATAGTAGTATTTCATTCAGGCTATGAAAAGTGGAAATATTCGCATCGCCCTGACATATGGCTCGAGGGAAGCCTTGTTACATGGAAAAAAATTATCGAGAAGACATCGAAGATGGATACAAAAATAGCGATAGAAAACATATTCGAGGATGAGCCTACAAACCTGAGGATGCTTATGGCAGAGATGTCTTCTGTCACAGACAGGTTCGGCTTGTGTTTTGACACAGGACATTTCAATCTTTTCTCCAATACATCACTGGATGAGTGGCTTAAAGAGCTTATGCCTTATATCATAGAGTTTCACCTTCATGACAATCTAAAAGACCTCGATTCACACTTACCCATCACTGAGGGAACATTTGATTTCGATAGGCTTTTCTCTTGTATTAGAGATAGCAGGGTTAATAATAATGCTGTTTTCACCATAGAGACACACACTTCCGAAGAGGTCATAAGAAGTCTCAACCATTTTAACGAATACTCTCAGAGGTTTTTAATCTGA
- a CDS encoding DegT/DnrJ/EryC1/StrS family aminotransferase, with amino-acid sequence MIPMVDLKRQFSDIKEEILDVLSEILESSQFVLGPKVRELEEKIAQYHGVESAVSVASGTDALHLSLKAFGIGKGDEVITTPFTFFATVEAILYVGAEPVFVDIEPETFNINASLIESKITKKTKAIIPVHMFGYPADMKRIQTIAEKYNLSVIEDCAQAFGASIDGKKVGSFGDAGCFSFYPSKNLGAYGDGGMIILDNKDIADEIRRLRNHGSKASYIHSTVGFNSRLDELQAGILLVKFKRIDEYNLLRRKKAGIYTKLLYSGKLRCPSEKTGFYHVYHQYTIVTPNRDEIQRRLKEKGIASTVYYPLPLHLQEPLKYLGLKEGDFPHAERASKEVLSLPIYPEIKDSEVEHIAEIAGSV; translated from the coding sequence ATGATACCAATGGTTGACCTCAAAAGACAGTTCTCTGACATAAAAGAGGAGATTTTAGATGTCCTCTCGGAAATACTTGAGTCTTCTCAGTTTGTTTTAGGGCCTAAGGTCAGGGAGCTTGAAGAAAAAATAGCCCAATACCACGGAGTAGAATCAGCAGTTTCGGTTGCCTCTGGCACAGATGCCCTTCATCTTTCCCTTAAGGCATTTGGCATAGGAAAAGGCGATGAGGTAATAACTACTCCATTTACCTTCTTTGCCACAGTAGAGGCAATACTTTATGTAGGTGCAGAGCCTGTTTTTGTAGACATAGAGCCGGAGACATTTAATATTAATGCCTCCCTTATAGAAAGTAAGATTACTAAAAAGACAAAGGCAATAATCCCTGTTCACATGTTTGGCTATCCAGCAGATATGAAGAGGATTCAGACTATAGCAGAAAAATACAATCTGTCTGTAATAGAGGACTGTGCACAGGCATTCGGGGCAAGCATCGATGGAAAAAAGGTAGGCAGTTTTGGGGATGCAGGATGTTTCAGTTTCTATCCGAGCAAAAACTTAGGTGCATATGGAGACGGAGGAATGATAATCCTCGATAACAAAGATATTGCCGATGAGATAAGAAGACTTAGGAATCACGGCTCTAAGGCTTCATACATCCATAGCACAGTTGGCTTCAACAGCAGGCTCGATGAGCTTCAGGCAGGCATCCTGCTTGTGAAATTCAAGAGGATTGACGAATATAATCTTCTCAGAAGAAAAAAAGCCGGCATTTATACGAAACTTCTGTATTCAGGGAAACTAAGATGTCCTTCCGAGAAGACAGGGTTTTATCATGTTTATCACCAATACACAATCGTGACTCCAAATAGGGATGAGATACAGAGAAGGCTAAAGGAAAAGGGAATAGCCTCTACAGTGTATTACCCCCTGCCACTCCATCTTCAGGAGCCATTGAAGTATCTTGGACTAAAGGAAGGGGATTTCCCCCATGCAGAGAGGGCATCTAAAGAGGTGCTTTCGCTTCCGATATATCCTGAGATAAAGGACTCCGAGGTGGAGCATATAGCAGAGATTGCAGGCAGTGTCTGA
- the lpxB gene encoding lipid-A-disaccharide synthase, which yields MIIAGESSGELYGALLTKAIRSLWPRVKVIGVGGERMKEAGALVFAEVSSAFGLLEAVSAFRKVKMTFNKTIDMMKRVMPDVLILIDYPDFNLRVARVAKKLGIKVLYYVSPQVWAWRKGRIKTIGKLVDKIAVILPFEEAIYKRRGIPCEFVGHPIYEEIESSLLSTAREELGIKEGTPVLSVLPGSRPNELDRLLPVLICFVRMFKKEYPNYHILLPFAPNLDIQRYRTDIREFEAEGVQILFGGSIFALSASDMAVIASGTATLQASFLETPMVVIYKVSPISYPLGRLIIKVKHISLVNLLLERLVVPELIQRRANAKNIMIELRRLMSDKSYRDGMISAFRELKNIYSEKKPSLRVAEIVGEIAGWQGQ from the coding sequence ATGATAATTGCAGGGGAAAGCTCAGGTGAGCTGTACGGAGCTCTCCTTACAAAGGCGATAAGGTCTCTATGGCCTCGTGTAAAGGTAATTGGGGTTGGCGGAGAAAGGATGAAAGAGGCAGGGGCACTGGTGTTTGCCGAGGTCTCAAGTGCATTTGGCTTGCTTGAGGCTGTGTCAGCTTTCAGAAAGGTTAAAATGACTTTTAATAAGACCATAGATATGATGAAAAGAGTCATGCCGGATGTGCTTATCCTTATAGACTACCCTGATTTTAACCTCAGGGTCGCAAGGGTTGCAAAAAAATTAGGTATTAAGGTTCTCTACTATGTAAGCCCACAGGTCTGGGCATGGAGAAAAGGAAGGATAAAGACAATAGGAAAGCTCGTTGACAAGATTGCGGTAATTCTTCCTTTTGAAGAGGCAATATATAAGAGGAGAGGCATTCCATGCGAGTTTGTTGGTCATCCGATATATGAAGAGATCGAGTCCTCTTTGCTTTCAACTGCAAGGGAAGAATTGGGTATAAAGGAAGGCACCCCGGTTCTATCTGTTCTACCAGGCAGTAGACCTAATGAGCTTGACCGCCTCCTGCCTGTCCTCATCTGTTTTGTAAGGATGTTCAAAAAAGAATATCCAAACTACCATATCCTTTTGCCATTTGCTCCTAATCTGGATATACAAAGATATAGGACAGACATCAGGGAATTTGAGGCAGAAGGGGTCCAGATATTGTTTGGAGGCTCAATCTTTGCACTTTCAGCCTCTGATATGGCAGTCATTGCATCAGGGACAGCAACACTACAGGCTTCATTCCTTGAAACCCCTATGGTCGTCATCTATAAGGTCTCTCCAATTAGTTATCCTTTAGGCAGGCTGATAATAAAGGTAAAACATATCTCACTCGTAAACCTCCTGCTTGAAAGGCTGGTTGTGCCTGAGCTAATTCAGAGAAGGGCAAATGCAAAAAATATAATGATTGAGCTAAGAAGGCTCATGTCGGATAAGTCATACAGGGATGGGATGATTTCAGCCTTTAGAGAACTGAAGAACATATATTCAGAGAAAAAACCATCTCTCAGGGTGGCTGAAATAGTAGGTGAAATAGCAGGCTGGCAGGGGCAATGA
- a CDS encoding branched-chain amino acid transaminase — protein MIKKTEKIWMDGKLIPWDDAKVHILTHTLHYGLGVFEGIRCYETSRGPAVFRLDEHIRRLIKSAHIFLLDVPYSEEEIKEAVVKTIRANKLKECYIRPLVYIGYGAMGLYPKGNPINLSISVWPWGTYLGEEGIKRGIRVKTSSFIKSHVNANMSRAKVCGYYVSSQLAKNEAVSMGFDEALLLDADGYVSEGPGENIFILRQNCLKTTPLTTILEGITRESIMTIAKDEGLTVREERFTRDEVYISDEAFFTGTAAELTPIRELDGRQIGTGMPGKVTKRLQKIFFDTVKGKNRKYKHWLTYV, from the coding sequence ATGATTAAAAAGACAGAAAAGATATGGATGGACGGAAAACTCATCCCATGGGATGATGCAAAGGTTCATATCCTCACGCACACCCTTCATTACGGGCTTGGGGTTTTTGAGGGCATAAGGTGCTACGAGACATCGAGAGGTCCTGCGGTCTTCAGATTGGATGAGCATATCAGGAGACTCATTAAATCAGCACATATATTCCTTTTGGATGTCCCTTATTCGGAGGAAGAGATAAAAGAGGCGGTAGTAAAAACCATCAGGGCAAATAAGCTCAAGGAATGCTATATAAGGCCACTTGTATATATAGGTTATGGTGCAATGGGGCTTTACCCTAAAGGAAACCCGATTAATCTCTCCATATCAGTCTGGCCATGGGGCACATATCTTGGAGAGGAGGGCATCAAAAGAGGCATAAGGGTCAAGACCTCGTCTTTTATAAAAAGCCATGTTAATGCGAATATGTCGAGGGCAAAGGTCTGCGGATATTATGTGAGTAGTCAGCTTGCCAAAAACGAGGCAGTCTCAATGGGCTTTGACGAGGCACTGCTTTTAGATGCAGATGGGTATGTCTCGGAAGGTCCAGGAGAAAACATCTTTATATTAAGACAAAACTGCCTTAAAACCACCCCTCTTACCACTATACTTGAAGGCATCACAAGGGAATCAATCATGACAATTGCAAAGGATGAGGGTCTTACTGTCAGGGAGGAAAGGTTTACGAGGGATGAGGTATACATCTCGGATGAGGCATTCTTTACAGGCACAGCCGCGGAGCTTACTCCGATAAGGGAATTAGATGGAAGGCAGATAGGCACTGGGATGCCAGGTAAGGTCACAAAAAGACTCCAGAAGATATTCTTTGATACAGTAAAAGGCAAGAACAGGAAATACAAACACTGGCTTACCTATGTTTAA
- a CDS encoding Gfo/Idh/MocA family oxidoreductase, whose amino-acid sequence MAIRVGVIGVGYLGRHHARIYSEMNSAQLYAVIDSDKAKAEEIARQYNSKAYTDYRSALDSLQALSIVTPTTSHYDIALECLKQGKDILIEKPIAHTVKKADMLIEEAGKKGLLLQVGHLERYNPAVVSASRFISEPLFFEAERVSPFSERAKDVDVTIDLMIHDIDIILSFLKYPNVKKLNASGGRIMTDKLDFASAWLEFQGGASAFIRASRVSEDTSRKLRIYEKDSYLLIDYQRQEIKKFLKTGKEISVEQTSLPPKEPLKEELRDFIDCVLKRTKPMVSAVEARNALQMAIKITNKIKTKDTTKI is encoded by the coding sequence ATGGCAATAAGGGTTGGTGTTATAGGTGTTGGCTATTTAGGCAGACATCATGCAAGGATATACTCTGAGATGAACTCTGCTCAGCTTTATGCTGTGATTGACAGCGATAAGGCTAAGGCAGAGGAGATTGCACGACAGTATAACTCAAAGGCATACACTGATTACAGGTCTGCCCTTGACAGCCTTCAGGCATTAAGCATAGTAACGCCTACGACCTCTCACTATGATATAGCCTTAGAGTGTCTTAAGCAGGGCAAAGACATCCTTATAGAGAAGCCAATAGCCCATACAGTGAAAAAGGCAGATATGCTCATAGAGGAGGCTGGAAAAAAAGGCTTGCTCCTTCAGGTAGGTCATCTTGAGCGGTATAACCCTGCTGTCGTTTCAGCCTCTCGGTTTATCTCCGAACCATTATTTTTTGAGGCAGAAAGGGTCTCACCTTTTTCGGAAAGGGCAAAAGATGTGGATGTTACGATTGACCTTATGATACACGATATAGATATAATATTAAGTTTTCTTAAATATCCAAATGTCAAGAAACTAAATGCATCAGGCGGAAGGATTATGACCGATAAATTGGATTTTGCTTCTGCATGGCTTGAGTTTCAAGGCGGTGCGTCTGCTTTCATCAGGGCAAGCCGTGTATCTGAGGATACATCGAGAAAACTCAGGATATACGAAAAAGACTCTTATCTCCTGATAGATTATCAAAGACAGGAAATAAAAAAATTTCTCAAGACTGGAAAGGAAATCTCTGTGGAGCAGACTTCGCTTCCCCCAAAAGAGCCTCTTAAGGAGGAGCTAAGAGATTTCATCGATTGTGTTTTGAAAAGGACAAAGCCAATGGTCTCTGCAGTTGAGGCAAGGAATGCCCTTCAGATGGCAATAAAAATAACAAATAAAATCAAAACAAAGGATACGACTAAAATATGA
- a CDS encoding zinc ribbon domain-containing protein, translated as MPVYEYSCKICGKTYEFIRRFKDKPLNTCPECGGPMKKLISNTSFVLKGTGWYKTDYTDYKVNAPAKGSETSDKKESVTPASSKK; from the coding sequence ATGCCAGTTTATGAGTACTCATGTAAAATTTGTGGAAAGACCTATGAATTTATTCGGAGGTTTAAGGATAAGCCATTAAATACATGCCCTGAATGTGGAGGCCCAATGAAAAAGCTCATATCAAATACCTCCTTTGTCCTAAAAGGAACAGGCTGGTATAAAACTGACTATACTGACTATAAGGTCAATGCCCCAGCCAAAGGCTCTGAAACCTCGGACAAAAAGGAATCTGTAACCCCAGCCTCCTCTAAAAAGTGA
- a CDS encoding response regulator, whose product MFLGNLRYKEKVFFLLALIFIIISTGLLIIYILSSSGVIREHREHLRASSFLTEDLIKRKNDELARFINILQSNKTFIEYFYISTVLSRNMEPVSDIVKPIYISQKVDVLILYDMNGNPVLSFDTLGEKGQVRLNLKINGDGFIKTNGALMIMSRGPLEYTGGTVGYVVVGKYIDEEFFADIKDIVGNELFLVIEEEIAVSTVQIKDVPYKPIKGNLNLKQGTYSVLEKDIKGPDGNTIGKIVIGLSDEMLLNSLHKLRASMLVVLLILAGISFGFALLFIKALVSPLKEMVSLVDRVGKGEFKTMVEIKGKDEVARLSERFNDMQRQLGAQRDALERYTENLEYTVEERTKELRGTQEQLLQVQKMDSLGALAGGIAHDFNNLLSAILGYASFIKEEIDESHPHYKYWNIIEQVALRGSELTSHLLTFSRGRVELKAKEPVDINRLIKELLGLLGRTFDMSISVKTGLSDERLYVFGDSNTIYQALLNICVNAGDAMPEGGTLTIETSRFYATEGFLVGHLQAKSGAYIQINVTDTGMGIEKKHLERIFEPFFTTKELGRGTGLGLAIVYGIVKDHGGFIDVYSEPGKGTTFKLYLPAYEEEVTLKKEDETSRLEADVSGTTILVVDDEEPLRRLCRELLESAKYTVLTAQDGLEAVTVFQENKDLVSLVILDMIMPNLSGYETLRRLKAIKPSLKVILTSGFSKELDVRWSEEKAVKGFIEKPYRLQSLLKKVKEVLASTV is encoded by the coding sequence ATGTTTTTAGGCAATCTCAGATATAAAGAAAAGGTCTTTTTCCTTCTCGCACTCATCTTTATCATCATTTCGACAGGTCTTTTAATCATATACATACTTTCTTCAAGCGGAGTCATAAGAGAACATAGAGAGCATCTTAGAGCAAGCTCTTTTCTTACAGAGGACCTTATAAAGCGGAAAAACGATGAGCTGGCGAGGTTTATTAATATTCTCCAGAGTAACAAGACATTTATAGAATACTTTTATATAAGCACAGTTCTTTCCAGGAACATGGAGCCTGTTTCCGATATAGTTAAGCCCATATACATCTCTCAAAAGGTTGATGTCTTGATTCTTTATGATATGAACGGAAATCCTGTTTTAAGCTTTGATACGCTGGGAGAGAAAGGGCAGGTGAGGCTAAACCTTAAAATAAATGGCGATGGGTTCATAAAGACAAATGGGGCTTTAATGATTATGTCCAGAGGGCCATTAGAGTATACAGGTGGCACTGTGGGATATGTAGTTGTCGGAAAGTATATTGACGAGGAGTTTTTTGCTGATATAAAGGATATTGTCGGCAATGAGCTTTTTCTGGTCATAGAGGAGGAGATAGCAGTCTCGACTGTTCAGATTAAAGATGTCCCTTACAAGCCTATAAAAGGCAATCTCAACCTAAAACAGGGCACTTATTCGGTTTTGGAGAAAGATATCAAAGGTCCTGATGGTAATACCATAGGTAAGATAGTGATTGGGCTTTCCGATGAGATGCTTTTAAATTCTCTGCATAAGCTCAGGGCTTCTATGCTCGTAGTACTTCTCATCTTAGCCGGAATATCATTTGGTTTTGCCCTTCTTTTCATAAAGGCTCTCGTCAGCCCATTAAAGGAGATGGTTTCGCTTGTGGACAGGGTTGGAAAGGGTGAGTTTAAAACTATGGTTGAGATTAAAGGTAAAGACGAGGTAGCCCGTCTCTCGGAGAGGTTTAACGATATGCAAAGACAACTCGGTGCACAAAGGGATGCCCTCGAGCGCTACACCGAAAACCTCGAATACACCGTAGAGGAGCGCACAAAAGAGCTTCGAGGGACTCAGGAACAGCTTCTTCAGGTGCAAAAGATGGATAGCTTAGGTGCCCTCGCAGGAGGCATTGCCCATGACTTCAATAACCTGCTTTCCGCAATCTTAGGTTACGCAAGTTTTATCAAGGAGGAGATAGACGAATCGCACCCTCATTACAAATACTGGAATATCATAGAGCAGGTCGCTTTAAGGGGCTCGGAGCTTACGAGCCATCTCTTGACCTTCTCGAGAGGCAGGGTCGAGCTTAAGGCAAAAGAGCCTGTAGATATAAACAGACTCATAAAAGAGCTTTTAGGTCTTTTAGGCCGCACATTCGATATGTCCATAAGCGTTAAGACAGGTCTTTCGGATGAAAGGCTTTATGTCTTTGGAGATTCAAACACCATTTATCAGGCACTTCTTAATATATGCGTTAATGCAGGGGATGCCATGCCTGAAGGCGGAACCCTTACCATAGAGACATCGAGGTTTTATGCAACCGAAGGCTTTCTCGTAGGCCATCTTCAGGCAAAGTCAGGAGCCTATATACAGATTAATGTTACGGATACAGGCATGGGCATAGAGAAAAAGCATCTGGAGAGAATCTTCGAGCCATTCTTTACGACAAAGGAATTAGGCAGAGGCACAGGTCTTGGACTTGCAATAGTATATGGCATCGTAAAAGACCATGGAGGTTTTATAGATGTCTACTCAGAGCCCGGAAAAGGGACTACATTTAAGCTCTATCTGCCTGCCTATGAAGAGGAGGTTACCCTCAAAAAGGAGGATGAGACCTCACGGCTCGAGGCAGATGTCTCGGGAACAACCATCCTCGTCGTGGATGACGAGGAGCCCCTTAGAAGGCTTTGTAGGGAGCTCTTAGAGTCCGCTAAATACACTGTCCTTACAGCACAAGACGGGCTTGAGGCTGTAACTGTATTTCAGGAAAATAAGGATTTAGTTTCTCTCGTTATATTGGACATGATTATGCCAAATCTAAGCGGATATGAGACCCTTAGAAGGCTTAAGGCAATAAAGCCATCATTAAAAGTAATTCTCACCTCAGGCTTCAGTAAGGAGTTAGATGTTAGATGGTCGGAGGAAAAGGCTGTCAAGGGTTTCATAGAAAAGCCATATAGGTTACAAAGCCTCCTTAAGAAGGTAAAAGAGGTATTAGCCTCTACTGTTTGA
- a CDS encoding ankyrin repeat domain-containing protein: protein MKKVFSLMSFRACPGISNVLFLALLISVLFIPLSLYAGINDDLIIAAARGDIAKIKELLDKGADVNAKTNDGMTALMLAADKGHTEIVRLLENAMKKR from the coding sequence ATGAAAAAGGTTTTTTCGCTTATGTCATTCCGAGCTTGCCCCGGAATCTCAAATGTCTTATTCCTTGCCCTGCTTATCTCTGTGCTCTTTATTCCCCTTTCGCTTTATGCAGGCATTAATGATGACCTGATAATAGCAGCAGCACGAGGTGATATTGCCAAAATTAAAGAACTCCTTGACAAAGGCGCTGATGTTAATGCAAAAACCAATGATGGCATGACTGCTTTGATGCTGGCGGCAGATAAAGGTCATACAGAGATTGTTCGCCTGCTTGAGAATGCAATGAAAAAGAGGTAG
- a CDS encoding SAM-dependent methyltransferase yields the protein MEIKLVEGYRTEVNLRIKRWLKDVACILSEGFIITVDYGYPSWQYYSEERGRGTLICYESHKVSEDFYEGVGRKDITAHVNFSALKRWAEALGFKTLGFSTQGSFLVSLGIDEVITELYGDSPEYPFEVTKIKGLLLPGTMGETHKVMIHYMGKEEDVPCLRGFSLKNQIKNL from the coding sequence GTGGAGATAAAGCTTGTAGAGGGATATAGGACAGAGGTAAATCTAAGAATAAAAAGGTGGCTTAAGGATGTTGCCTGTATCTTATCAGAGGGATTTATTATCACGGTAGACTATGGTTATCCTTCATGGCAGTATTACAGCGAGGAAAGAGGAAGAGGAACGCTGATTTGCTACGAAAGCCATAAGGTCAGTGAGGACTTCTATGAAGGGGTTGGCAGAAAAGATATAACCGCACATGTGAATTTTTCAGCCCTTAAAAGGTGGGCAGAGGCTCTTGGGTTTAAGACATTGGGGTTTTCAACTCAGGGCAGTTTTCTTGTGTCATTGGGAATAGATGAGGTGATAACAGAGCTTTACGGAGACTCCCCTGAGTATCCATTTGAAGTGACTAAGATAAAAGGGCTTTTGCTTCCAGGCACAATGGGCGAGACACATAAGGTGATGATTCATTACATGGGTAAAGAGGAAGATGTCCCTTGTCTAAGGGGATTTTCTTTAAAGAATCAGATTAAAAACCTCTGA